The proteins below are encoded in one region of Lactuca sativa cultivar Salinas chromosome 3, Lsat_Salinas_v11, whole genome shotgun sequence:
- the LOC111907564 gene encoding alpha-L-fucosidase 3 isoform X5: MELRLRRNLPAEAFMLFLVVLLRNSVVGAIASKHPCDFPAIFNFGDSNSDTGGLSAAFGQAGPPHGESFFHGPAGRYCDGRLIIDFIAESFELPYLSAYLDALGSNFTQGANFATAGSTIRPQNQTLHQSGFSPFSLNVQWYQFNDFHRRVQNFRTKKVDEVFKRLMPKSEDFSRALYTFDIGQNDLTAGLFQNLSLRQVRESVPDILGQFKTVIKDIYNQGGRAFWIHNTGPFGCLPYVLDRQPVTTGQVDKYGCVGPFNELARYFNLRLKQTVDQLREHLPKAAITYVDIYSVKYALITQSINHLRFKHALRACCGHGGKYNYNVHIGCGGKIKINGTEILVGKACADPTTAINWDGVHYTQAANKWVFDQIVNGSFSDPPIPLGLACRRQH; encoded by the exons ATGGAGCTCCGCCTCCGGAGGAATCTTCCGGCAGAAGCTTTTATGTTGTTTTTAGTGGTTCTGTTGAGGAACTCAGTTGTCGGTGCCATTGCCAGTAAACACCCATGTGATTTTCCGGCGATCTTCAACTTTGGAGACTCGAATTCCGACACTGGTGGCTTATCGGCGGCGTTTGGGCAGGCCGGACCACCCCACGGAGAGTCCTTTTTCCATGGTCCGGCCGGTAGGTACTGTGATGGCCGGCTTATTATCGATTTTATAG CTGAAAGCTTCGAGCTGCCATACTTGAGTGCATACTTAGATGCACTTGGCTCGAACTTCACCCAAGGAGCCAATTTTGCCACAGCTGGTTCGACCATTAGGCCACAAAACCAAACCCTCCACCAAAGTGGGTTCAGTCCTTTTTCTCTAAATGTTCAATGGTATCAATTTAATGATTTCCATCGTAGGGTACAAAATTTTCGCACCAAAAAAG TTGATGAAGTATTTAAGCGTTTGATGCCCAAATCTGAAGACTTTTCACGTGCTTTGTATACATTTGATATCGGGCAAAATGATTTGACTGCTGGCTTATTCCAAAACTTATCTCTTAGGCAAGTTAGGGAGTCCGTACCAGATATATTAGGTCAATTCAAAACTGTGATCAAG GATATCTATAATCAAGGAGGAAGAGCATTTTGGATACACAATACTGGTCCATTTGGGTGTCTACCATACGTCCTCGATCGTCAACCAGTCACAACTGGACAAGTGGACAAATATGGATGTGTGGGCCCATTTAACGAACTTGCTCGGTATTTTAACCTTCGGTTAAAACAAACTGTAGATCAACTACGTGAGCATCTACCAAAAGCAGCAATCACCTACGTCGATATCTATTCAGTCAAATATGCACTCATTACCCAAAGCATCAATCACCTAC ggtttaaaCATGCATTGAGAGCTTGTTGTGGTCATGGAGGAAAGTACAACTACAATGTGCATATTGGTTGTGGTGGGAAGATCAAAATCAATGGTACGGAAATCTTGGTGGGTAAAGCTTGTGCAGATCCAACGACTGCGATAAATTGGGATGGCGTACATTACACCCAAGCAGCCAATAAATGggtatttgatcaaattgtaaaTGGGTCATTTTCTGACCCGCCAATCCCGTTAGGATTGGCCTGCCGTAGACAACATTAA
- the LOC111907564 gene encoding GDSL esterase/lipase At3g26430 isoform X2 has protein sequence MGLTLLFIAIVCMESTIPNQSFFQSPVICRILQRQQTICYFRSYMMDRSLLILIFPGNYLNKCLDFSILGVSGLFTNRTKINDGSCLIALVDQLRRSVEADERDRHQCCFWNQSESFELPYLSAYLDALGSNFTQGANFATAGSTIRPQNQTLHQSGFSPFSLNVQWYQFNDFHRRVQNFRTKKVDEVFKRLMPKSEDFSRALYTFDIGQNDLTAGLFQNLSLRQVRESVPDILGQFKTVIKDIYNQGGRAFWIHNTGPFGCLPYVLDRQPVTTGQVDKYGCVGPFNELARYFNLRLKQTVDQLREHLPKAAITYVDIYSVKYALITQSINHLRFKHALRACCGHGGKYNYNVHIGCGGKIKINGTEILVGKACADPTTAINWDGVHYTQAANKWVFDQIVNGSFSDPPIPLGLACRRQH, from the exons ATGGGCTTGACGTTGCTGTTCATCGCAATCGTATGCATGGAATCGACAATTCCAAATCAAAG CTTCTTCCAAAGTCCTGTCATATGTCGAATACTCCAGAGGCAACAAACCATTTGTTATTTTCGTTCTTACATGATGGACCGTTCACTGTTAATTCTAATCTTTCCAGGTAACTACCTCAACAAGTGCTTGGATTTTTCAATTTTAGGTGTATCGGGATTGTTTACCAACCGAACAAAAATCAACGACGGGAGCTGCTTGATTGCTTTAGTTGACCAGTTGAGGCGGTCGGTTGAGGCTGATGAAAGAGATCGACATCAGTGTTGTTTCTGGAATCAGT CTGAAAGCTTCGAGCTGCCATACTTGAGTGCATACTTAGATGCACTTGGCTCGAACTTCACCCAAGGAGCCAATTTTGCCACAGCTGGTTCGACCATTAGGCCACAAAACCAAACCCTCCACCAAAGTGGGTTCAGTCCTTTTTCTCTAAATGTTCAATGGTATCAATTTAATGATTTCCATCGTAGGGTACAAAATTTTCGCACCAAAAAAG TTGATGAAGTATTTAAGCGTTTGATGCCCAAATCTGAAGACTTTTCACGTGCTTTGTATACATTTGATATCGGGCAAAATGATTTGACTGCTGGCTTATTCCAAAACTTATCTCTTAGGCAAGTTAGGGAGTCCGTACCAGATATATTAGGTCAATTCAAAACTGTGATCAAG GATATCTATAATCAAGGAGGAAGAGCATTTTGGATACACAATACTGGTCCATTTGGGTGTCTACCATACGTCCTCGATCGTCAACCAGTCACAACTGGACAAGTGGACAAATATGGATGTGTGGGCCCATTTAACGAACTTGCTCGGTATTTTAACCTTCGGTTAAAACAAACTGTAGATCAACTACGTGAGCATCTACCAAAAGCAGCAATCACCTACGTCGATATCTATTCAGTCAAATATGCACTCATTACCCAAAGCATCAATCACCTAC ggtttaaaCATGCATTGAGAGCTTGTTGTGGTCATGGAGGAAAGTACAACTACAATGTGCATATTGGTTGTGGTGGGAAGATCAAAATCAATGGTACGGAAATCTTGGTGGGTAAAGCTTGTGCAGATCCAACGACTGCGATAAATTGGGATGGCGTACATTACACCCAAGCAGCCAATAAATGggtatttgatcaaattgtaaaTGGGTCATTTTCTGACCCGCCAATCCCGTTAGGATTGGCCTGCCGTAGACAACATTAA
- the LOC111907564 gene encoding GDSL esterase/lipase At3g26430 isoform X6, producing the protein MKEIDISVVSGISVAESFELPYLSAYLDALGSNFTQGANFATAGSTIRPQNQTLHQSGFSPFSLNVQWYQFNDFHRRVQNFRTKKVDEVFKRLMPKSEDFSRALYTFDIGQNDLTAGLFQNLSLRQVRESVPDILGQFKTVIKDIYNQGGRAFWIHNTGPFGCLPYVLDRQPVTTGQVDKYGCVGPFNELARYFNLRLKQTVDQLREHLPKAAITYVDIYSVKYALITQSINHLRFKHALRACCGHGGKYNYNVHIGCGGKIKINGTEILVGKACADPTTAINWDGVHYTQAANKWVFDQIVNGSFSDPPIPLGLACRRQH; encoded by the exons ATGAAAGAGATCGACATCAGTGTTGTTTCTGGAATCAGTGTAG CTGAAAGCTTCGAGCTGCCATACTTGAGTGCATACTTAGATGCACTTGGCTCGAACTTCACCCAAGGAGCCAATTTTGCCACAGCTGGTTCGACCATTAGGCCACAAAACCAAACCCTCCACCAAAGTGGGTTCAGTCCTTTTTCTCTAAATGTTCAATGGTATCAATTTAATGATTTCCATCGTAGGGTACAAAATTTTCGCACCAAAAAAG TTGATGAAGTATTTAAGCGTTTGATGCCCAAATCTGAAGACTTTTCACGTGCTTTGTATACATTTGATATCGGGCAAAATGATTTGACTGCTGGCTTATTCCAAAACTTATCTCTTAGGCAAGTTAGGGAGTCCGTACCAGATATATTAGGTCAATTCAAAACTGTGATCAAG GATATCTATAATCAAGGAGGAAGAGCATTTTGGATACACAATACTGGTCCATTTGGGTGTCTACCATACGTCCTCGATCGTCAACCAGTCACAACTGGACAAGTGGACAAATATGGATGTGTGGGCCCATTTAACGAACTTGCTCGGTATTTTAACCTTCGGTTAAAACAAACTGTAGATCAACTACGTGAGCATCTACCAAAAGCAGCAATCACCTACGTCGATATCTATTCAGTCAAATATGCACTCATTACCCAAAGCATCAATCACCTAC ggtttaaaCATGCATTGAGAGCTTGTTGTGGTCATGGAGGAAAGTACAACTACAATGTGCATATTGGTTGTGGTGGGAAGATCAAAATCAATGGTACGGAAATCTTGGTGGGTAAAGCTTGTGCAGATCCAACGACTGCGATAAATTGGGATGGCGTACATTACACCCAAGCAGCCAATAAATGggtatttgatcaaattgtaaaTGGGTCATTTTCTGACCCGCCAATCCCGTTAGGATTGGCCTGCCGTAGACAACATTAA
- the LOC111907564 gene encoding alpha-L-fucosidase 3 isoform X1, with translation MGLTLLFIAIVCMESTIPNQSFFQSPVICRILQRQQTICYFRSYMMDRSLLILIFPGNYLNKCLDFSILGVSGLFTNRTKINDGSCLIALVDQLRRSVEADERDRHQCCFWNQFMELRLRRNLPAEAFMLFLVVLLRNSVVGAIASKHPCDFPAIFNFGDSNSDTGGLSAAFGQAGPPHGESFFHGPAGRYCDGRLIIDFIAESFELPYLSAYLDALGSNFTQGANFATAGSTIRPQNQTLHQSGFSPFSLNVQWYQFNDFHRRVQNFRTKKVDEVFKRLMPKSEDFSRALYTFDIGQNDLTAGLFQNLSLRQVRESVPDILGQFKTVIKDIYNQGGRAFWIHNTGPFGCLPYVLDRQPVTTGQVDKYGCVGPFNELARYFNLRLKQTVDQLREHLPKAAITYVDIYSVKYALITQSINHLRFKHALRACCGHGGKYNYNVHIGCGGKIKINGTEILVGKACADPTTAINWDGVHYTQAANKWVFDQIVNGSFSDPPIPLGLACRRQH, from the exons ATGGGCTTGACGTTGCTGTTCATCGCAATCGTATGCATGGAATCGACAATTCCAAATCAAAG CTTCTTCCAAAGTCCTGTCATATGTCGAATACTCCAGAGGCAACAAACCATTTGTTATTTTCGTTCTTACATGATGGACCGTTCACTGTTAATTCTAATCTTTCCAGGTAACTACCTCAACAAGTGCTTGGATTTTTCAATTTTAGGTGTATCGGGATTGTTTACCAACCGAACAAAAATCAACGACGGGAGCTGCTTGATTGCTTTAGTTGACCAGTTGAGGCGGTCGGTTGAGGCTGATGAAAGAGATCGACATCAGTGTTGTTTCTGGAATCAGT TCATGGAGCTCCGCCTCCGGAGGAATCTTCCGGCAGAAGCTTTTATGTTGTTTTTAGTGGTTCTGTTGAGGAACTCAGTTGTCGGTGCCATTGCCAGTAAACACCCATGTGATTTTCCGGCGATCTTCAACTTTGGAGACTCGAATTCCGACACTGGTGGCTTATCGGCGGCGTTTGGGCAGGCCGGACCACCCCACGGAGAGTCCTTTTTCCATGGTCCGGCCGGTAGGTACTGTGATGGCCGGCTTATTATCGATTTTATAG CTGAAAGCTTCGAGCTGCCATACTTGAGTGCATACTTAGATGCACTTGGCTCGAACTTCACCCAAGGAGCCAATTTTGCCACAGCTGGTTCGACCATTAGGCCACAAAACCAAACCCTCCACCAAAGTGGGTTCAGTCCTTTTTCTCTAAATGTTCAATGGTATCAATTTAATGATTTCCATCGTAGGGTACAAAATTTTCGCACCAAAAAAG TTGATGAAGTATTTAAGCGTTTGATGCCCAAATCTGAAGACTTTTCACGTGCTTTGTATACATTTGATATCGGGCAAAATGATTTGACTGCTGGCTTATTCCAAAACTTATCTCTTAGGCAAGTTAGGGAGTCCGTACCAGATATATTAGGTCAATTCAAAACTGTGATCAAG GATATCTATAATCAAGGAGGAAGAGCATTTTGGATACACAATACTGGTCCATTTGGGTGTCTACCATACGTCCTCGATCGTCAACCAGTCACAACTGGACAAGTGGACAAATATGGATGTGTGGGCCCATTTAACGAACTTGCTCGGTATTTTAACCTTCGGTTAAAACAAACTGTAGATCAACTACGTGAGCATCTACCAAAAGCAGCAATCACCTACGTCGATATCTATTCAGTCAAATATGCACTCATTACCCAAAGCATCAATCACCTAC ggtttaaaCATGCATTGAGAGCTTGTTGTGGTCATGGAGGAAAGTACAACTACAATGTGCATATTGGTTGTGGTGGGAAGATCAAAATCAATGGTACGGAAATCTTGGTGGGTAAAGCTTGTGCAGATCCAACGACTGCGATAAATTGGGATGGCGTACATTACACCCAAGCAGCCAATAAATGggtatttgatcaaattgtaaaTGGGTCATTTTCTGACCCGCCAATCCCGTTAGGATTGGCCTGCCGTAGACAACATTAA
- the LOC111907564 gene encoding alpha-L-fucosidase 3 isoform X3: protein MKEIDISVVSGISVVMELRLRRNLPAEAFMLFLVVLLRNSVVGAIASKHPCDFPAIFNFGDSNSDTGGLSAAFGQAGPPHGESFFHGPAGRYCDGRLIIDFIAESFELPYLSAYLDALGSNFTQGANFATAGSTIRPQNQTLHQSGFSPFSLNVQWYQFNDFHRRVQNFRTKKVDEVFKRLMPKSEDFSRALYTFDIGQNDLTAGLFQNLSLRQVRESVPDILGQFKTVIKDIYNQGGRAFWIHNTGPFGCLPYVLDRQPVTTGQVDKYGCVGPFNELARYFNLRLKQTVDQLREHLPKAAITYVDIYSVKYALITQSINHLRFKHALRACCGHGGKYNYNVHIGCGGKIKINGTEILVGKACADPTTAINWDGVHYTQAANKWVFDQIVNGSFSDPPIPLGLACRRQH from the exons ATGAAAGAGATCGACATCAGTGTTGTTTCTGGAATCAGTGTAG TCATGGAGCTCCGCCTCCGGAGGAATCTTCCGGCAGAAGCTTTTATGTTGTTTTTAGTGGTTCTGTTGAGGAACTCAGTTGTCGGTGCCATTGCCAGTAAACACCCATGTGATTTTCCGGCGATCTTCAACTTTGGAGACTCGAATTCCGACACTGGTGGCTTATCGGCGGCGTTTGGGCAGGCCGGACCACCCCACGGAGAGTCCTTTTTCCATGGTCCGGCCGGTAGGTACTGTGATGGCCGGCTTATTATCGATTTTATAG CTGAAAGCTTCGAGCTGCCATACTTGAGTGCATACTTAGATGCACTTGGCTCGAACTTCACCCAAGGAGCCAATTTTGCCACAGCTGGTTCGACCATTAGGCCACAAAACCAAACCCTCCACCAAAGTGGGTTCAGTCCTTTTTCTCTAAATGTTCAATGGTATCAATTTAATGATTTCCATCGTAGGGTACAAAATTTTCGCACCAAAAAAG TTGATGAAGTATTTAAGCGTTTGATGCCCAAATCTGAAGACTTTTCACGTGCTTTGTATACATTTGATATCGGGCAAAATGATTTGACTGCTGGCTTATTCCAAAACTTATCTCTTAGGCAAGTTAGGGAGTCCGTACCAGATATATTAGGTCAATTCAAAACTGTGATCAAG GATATCTATAATCAAGGAGGAAGAGCATTTTGGATACACAATACTGGTCCATTTGGGTGTCTACCATACGTCCTCGATCGTCAACCAGTCACAACTGGACAAGTGGACAAATATGGATGTGTGGGCCCATTTAACGAACTTGCTCGGTATTTTAACCTTCGGTTAAAACAAACTGTAGATCAACTACGTGAGCATCTACCAAAAGCAGCAATCACCTACGTCGATATCTATTCAGTCAAATATGCACTCATTACCCAAAGCATCAATCACCTAC ggtttaaaCATGCATTGAGAGCTTGTTGTGGTCATGGAGGAAAGTACAACTACAATGTGCATATTGGTTGTGGTGGGAAGATCAAAATCAATGGTACGGAAATCTTGGTGGGTAAAGCTTGTGCAGATCCAACGACTGCGATAAATTGGGATGGCGTACATTACACCCAAGCAGCCAATAAATGggtatttgatcaaattgtaaaTGGGTCATTTTCTGACCCGCCAATCCCGTTAGGATTGGCCTGCCGTAGACAACATTAA
- the LOC111907564 gene encoding alpha-L-fucosidase 3 isoform X4, whose translation MKEIDISVVSGISSVMELRLRRNLPAEAFMLFLVVLLRNSVVGAIASKHPCDFPAIFNFGDSNSDTGGLSAAFGQAGPPHGESFFHGPAGRYCDGRLIIDFIAESFELPYLSAYLDALGSNFTQGANFATAGSTIRPQNQTLHQSGFSPFSLNVQWYQFNDFHRRVQNFRTKKVDEVFKRLMPKSEDFSRALYTFDIGQNDLTAGLFQNLSLRQVRESVPDILGQFKTVIKDIYNQGGRAFWIHNTGPFGCLPYVLDRQPVTTGQVDKYGCVGPFNELARYFNLRLKQTVDQLREHLPKAAITYVDIYSVKYALITQSINHLRFKHALRACCGHGGKYNYNVHIGCGGKIKINGTEILVGKACADPTTAINWDGVHYTQAANKWVFDQIVNGSFSDPPIPLGLACRRQH comes from the exons ATGAAAGAGATCGACATCAGTGTTGTTTCTGGAATCAGT TCAGTCATGGAGCTCCGCCTCCGGAGGAATCTTCCGGCAGAAGCTTTTATGTTGTTTTTAGTGGTTCTGTTGAGGAACTCAGTTGTCGGTGCCATTGCCAGTAAACACCCATGTGATTTTCCGGCGATCTTCAACTTTGGAGACTCGAATTCCGACACTGGTGGCTTATCGGCGGCGTTTGGGCAGGCCGGACCACCCCACGGAGAGTCCTTTTTCCATGGTCCGGCCGGTAGGTACTGTGATGGCCGGCTTATTATCGATTTTATAG CTGAAAGCTTCGAGCTGCCATACTTGAGTGCATACTTAGATGCACTTGGCTCGAACTTCACCCAAGGAGCCAATTTTGCCACAGCTGGTTCGACCATTAGGCCACAAAACCAAACCCTCCACCAAAGTGGGTTCAGTCCTTTTTCTCTAAATGTTCAATGGTATCAATTTAATGATTTCCATCGTAGGGTACAAAATTTTCGCACCAAAAAAG TTGATGAAGTATTTAAGCGTTTGATGCCCAAATCTGAAGACTTTTCACGTGCTTTGTATACATTTGATATCGGGCAAAATGATTTGACTGCTGGCTTATTCCAAAACTTATCTCTTAGGCAAGTTAGGGAGTCCGTACCAGATATATTAGGTCAATTCAAAACTGTGATCAAG GATATCTATAATCAAGGAGGAAGAGCATTTTGGATACACAATACTGGTCCATTTGGGTGTCTACCATACGTCCTCGATCGTCAACCAGTCACAACTGGACAAGTGGACAAATATGGATGTGTGGGCCCATTTAACGAACTTGCTCGGTATTTTAACCTTCGGTTAAAACAAACTGTAGATCAACTACGTGAGCATCTACCAAAAGCAGCAATCACCTACGTCGATATCTATTCAGTCAAATATGCACTCATTACCCAAAGCATCAATCACCTAC ggtttaaaCATGCATTGAGAGCTTGTTGTGGTCATGGAGGAAAGTACAACTACAATGTGCATATTGGTTGTGGTGGGAAGATCAAAATCAATGGTACGGAAATCTTGGTGGGTAAAGCTTGTGCAGATCCAACGACTGCGATAAATTGGGATGGCGTACATTACACCCAAGCAGCCAATAAATGggtatttgatcaaattgtaaaTGGGTCATTTTCTGACCCGCCAATCCCGTTAGGATTGGCCTGCCGTAGACAACATTAA